GAAAGATCTGGAAGAACTGTGTCACCAGAAAAAGATTTGGGCAATCGGTGAAATCGGGTTGGATAGAAATAATCCTGATTTTAACGGACAGAAAAAGATCTTTATCGCTCAATTGGAACTTGCCAAACAATATAATCTACCAGTTGTCTTACATTTAGTAGGACATACGACGGAAGCTTATAAAATCCTGAAGCAATATAATCTTCAATATCTGGTTCATGGCTATGCTGGTTCCCTACCGGGTTTTAAAGAACTTTTACGCTTGAATACTCTGTTTACAATTTCGGCGCGGTTATTGAAAAAAGATAAAAATGAGCTTTTGCTGGCTATGATAGAAAGTGAACGCTATCTTTTTGAAACGGACATTACGCGCGAATATGTGAAAGAAAATGAGCCCAATCCTCTTTTGCGTTTAATTTCCCTTGTTTCTTCTGTAGCTGAGATATCCGAAATTACCAAAGAACAATTAACTGCCCAACAACAAAAAAACTTTTACGAATATGAACGAAGCGGATTTTTCACGCACTAAACTATTAATTGGAGAAAATGGACTCCAAACATTGGCAAATACCTGTGTTGCAGTTATTGGTTTGGGTGGAGTTGGCTCTTTTACAGTTGAGGCATTAGCCCGAGCTGGAATTGGCAAACTGATTTTGGTTGATT
The nucleotide sequence above comes from Candidatus Cloacimonas sp.. Encoded proteins:
- a CDS encoding TatD family hydrolase, which encodes MNVIDAHCHLANLAKLMPIRHLMEEANKQGISFWLSSILTQTEIVWHQNNPDNRIAYSAGIHPSYDECDLELKDLEELCHQKKIWAIGEIGLDRNNPDFNGQKKIFIAQLELAKQYNLPVVLHLVGHTTEAYKILKQYNLQYLVHGYAGSLPGFKELLRLNTLFTISARLLKKDKNELLLAMIESERYLFETDITREYVKENEPNPLLRLISLVSSVAEISEITKEQLTAQQQKNFYEYERSGFFTH